Below is a window of Longimicrobiaceae bacterium DNA.
CCCAGGCGTACGGCGCCTTCACCACCGGGCTGCTGGACGTCCGCCGCTACAACCGGATCGACGCGGACTCCCGCCTCAACCTGCGCCTGCTGGTGGGCGGCTCGCTGGACGGCTCGCCCCTCCCTCCGCAGCGGCAGCACGCGCTGGGGGGAGAGGGCTCGCTCCCCGGGTACTCGCTCTTCGAGTTCGACTGCGGCGCGCGCAGCGGACGCGTCGCGCTCCCGGGGGACGCCGCCTCCGCCGACCCGGTCGCCTTCTTCACCCGCTACGGGTGCGACCGGATGGCGCTGGTGCAGGCGGAGTACCGCGGCAACCTTTCCTTCCGCTTCAACTGGAGCGGAAGGGGGTGGTGGGACGACGACGAGGACGGGCCGCGGTACCGGGAGAGCGTGAACGCGGACCTGGACTGGGTGCTCTTCGCCGACGCCGGGCGCGGCTGGGCCGGGCGCGGGGCCGTCGGCGAGCAGACGGGGGTGGACGCGGGCTTCGGGCTCCTCTTCGACGAGCTGGGGGTGTACGCGGCCGTGCCGCTCCGCGGCGGGAGCGGCGTGAACCTCTTCGTCCGGCTCGGCTCCCGCTTTTGAGCGTCCGCTCGCTGCGCCGCGCGGCGTGGCTCCTCCTGGCGGCCCTCCTCTGCGCCGGCCCCGCGGCCGCGCAGGCGCAGCGCTCCCTCGCGGTGGCGCCCGCGGGTGCGGCGGCCGGGTGGCGCCCCCAGGTGCGCATGCAGGGGGTGATCACGGACCCCGGGCTGCGCGACGCGCTCGCCTCGGGGCTCCCGCTCCGCATCCGCTTCCGGGTGGAGCTGTGGGAGAAGGGGCTGTTCGACCGGCTGGAGGGATCGCACCGCGTGGCGCTCGCGGTGCTGCAGGACCCGCTGGACGACACGTACACGCTGGACGACGGCCGCGCGGTGCAGCGGTTCCGGTCGCTCGCCGAGGTGGAGAGCGCCGTCCAGGGCGCCTTCGCGTCCCCCCTGCAGCCGGTGCGGCAGGGCCGCTACTACTACATCGCCGTGCTGGAGGTCGAGACGCTCTCGCTCTCCGACCTGGAGGAGCTGCAGCGCTGGCTCCGCGGCGAGGCCCGCCCCGCCGTGGAGGGACGCCGCTCCGTGGGCCGCGCGGTGGAGAGCGGCCTGCGCCGCGCCGTGGTGCGGGTGATCGGGCTGCCCACGCGGAAGTACGAGGCGAGGTCGGGGACGTTCTCGCCGCGGTGACGGACGGGGGGCGGGAGTGCGGGAGTGCGAAGTGCGAGGTGCGAAGTAGGCGACGGAGGGCCCCTTCCCGGTGATGCGGGGGAGGGGCCTTTCGCGTGGCGGGCGGTGTGGCGCACCGGTTGCACGGGAGCCGCAGCATCCGTCCACCCGCAACGCCGGGCCGCATGCTGCAGCTCCCGCTCCCCCGGGCCGACACGACGGCGATCCACGTCCCGCTCCCCTCCGCATGGGAGCACTGGCGCGACGCGCACCTCGCCGACGTGGGGACCAAGCTCGCCGCGTTCGTGGTGCTCGCCGCCCTGCTGTACTTCGTCGCGCGAATCGCGCGTAGACAGGCGAGCGCCGCGATCGAGGACGTCAACCGCCGCCACACCCTCCGCAAGTGGATCAACGGCGGGTACGCCATCCTGGTGGTGCTCACCGGGATCGCGCTCTTCGCGGACTGGCTGGCCGGGCTGGGGACGGTGCTGGCGCTGATCGTGGCCGGAGTGGCCGTGGCGCTGCAGGACGTGCTGAAGTCGGTGGTCGGCTGGCTCTACCTTTCCGGCCGCTCCGGGATCCACGTGGGGAGCCGGGTGGAGGTCGGCGGGGTGACCGGCGACGTGATCGACATCGGCGTGCTCAAGACCACCATGCTGGAGGTAGGGAACCTGGTGCTCGCCCCGCAGGCGTCCGGGCGCGTGGTCACCGTCCCCAACTCCGCGATGGTCTCCGCGAGCGTGTTCTTCAACTCCACCCCCAACCCCTTCGTGTGGCAGGAGATCCGCTTCACGCTGACCTTCGGGAGCGACTGGGGGCGCGCCGAGGCGATCCTCCGCGAGGCCGGAGAGGAGCACCACGCGCAGATCGCGGGGGAGGTGGAGCGGGGCTACCGGCTGATGGAGCGCCGCTACGCCTTCCGGACGGGCCGGGTGACGCCCATCGTCTACGTGTCGACGGCGGCGCACGGGGTGGAGCTCACGCTGCGCTTCCTCACCCACGTGCGGCGGCGCCGAGGAAGCGTGGACACCGTCACGCGCCGGGTCCTGCAGCGCTTCGCGGAGGAGCCGAACGTGCGGATCGCCTACCCCGCCTACCGGATTTTTCGTGAAGACGGGGGTGGAGAGGAACGTCAGTGAACTGCAGAGTCGGGCGTGCCCCCGGCTGCGCCGGGGCCGGGCTGCGGCGCCGTAGAGCACGAAACGACCGTGCTCAACGGCGGCGAGCCCGGCAAACTACGCCGGTCTCGCCCCTTCGGGCTCGCATCCCTCACGCGGGCCCCTCCCAAAGACTTGCCCCCTCCGATCCCCCGGAAGCGGGAGAGGGGCTTTCTATCCTGCTCCCCCTTTCTCCCGCTTGCGGGGGAGAGGGGGCCGGGGGGTGAGGGGGCCCCTCTTGACGTCCTCCCACCCGGAACGCAAACTGGTTCCACCTGAAACGAGGAGGTCCCGATGATCGACGCGCGCGACGTGTACCGCATCCTGGGCGGGAGGCGGGCGGTGGGGCGGGAGGTCCGCACGGTGCGGGAGCTGCGGCTGGCGGTGGAGGACGGGCTACCAGTGGAGGCGCTGGACTCCGCGGCGCGCTACGTGGCGGGCGACGAGCGCGGCGCCGCGGAGATCCGGTACGGCATCGTCCCCAAGACGACGCTGCACCGGCGCGAGCGGCTCACCTCCGAGGAGAGCCAGCGCCTGGAGCGCCTGGCGCGGGTCGCGGCGCTCGCGGAGCAGGTGTGGGAGGACCGCGCGCTGGCGCACGAGTTCCTCACCTCGCCGCAGCCGCAGCTCGGGGACGAGCGCCCCATCGACCTGGCCCGCACCGACCTGGGCGCCCGCGAGGTGGAGGAGCTGCTGATGGGCATGGAGTACTCGCTCCCCGTCTGAGGATGGTCGCCTGGCGGATCTGCAAGGCGCGCCTCACGCCCTTCGACGGCACCGGCGCGATGCTCCGGGGCGCCCGGTGGAACTCCGCCGGGCGCCCCGTCGTCTACGCCGCCGACTCGCTCGCCGGCGCCATCCTGGAGGTGCTGGCGCACGCCCTCCGCCCCCGCACTCTCCCCGGCCCGCACCACGCCGTCCGCATCGAGGTCCCCGACGCCCTGGTGGAGATCCTCGACCCCGCCGCGCTCCCCGGCTGGGAAACAAAGGGATCCCCCGAGGCCAGGAGCTACGGCGACCGCTGGCTGGCGGAGGCCCGGAGCGCCGTGCTGACCGTCCCGGCGGTCCCCGCCCGCCCCGTGGGCCGCAACGTCCTGGTCAACCCGGAGCACCCGGACGCGGTGCGGATCACCGTGTCGGAGCCGTTCGGGGTCCCCTGGGACGAACGGCTGTTCTGAAGGCAGCCAGAGGCATGAAGATAGAGACGCCCCGGCGGAGCAAGCCCGCCAGGGCGTCGTAGGTAGCTGCGTGAGGGATGCGAGCCCGAAGGGGCGAGACCCGCGCTGTTTGCGGGGCTCGCCGCGGTTACGCACGGTTGTATCGTGCGTTACCGCGCCGCAGCCCGACCCCGGCGCCAGCCGGGGGCACGCCCAAACCACGCTGTTCAGCACACCAGCCTCAGACCGTCGCGTACGCCTCCACCGGCGGGCACGAGCAGATCAGGTTCCGGTCCCCCGCCGCGTTGTTCACCCGCGACACGTGCGGCCAGAACTTCCGCTCCCGCACCCACGGGGCCGGGAACGCCGCCTGCTC
It encodes the following:
- a CDS encoding RES domain-containing protein, which codes for MVAWRICKARLTPFDGTGAMLRGARWNSAGRPVVYAADSLAGAILEVLAHALRPRTLPGPHHAVRIEVPDALVEILDPAALPGWETKGSPEARSYGDRWLAEARSAVLTVPAVPARPVGRNVLVNPEHPDAVRITVSEPFGVPWDERLF
- a CDS encoding antitoxin Xre/MbcA/ParS toxin-binding domain-containing protein, with the protein product MIDARDVYRILGGRRAVGREVRTVRELRLAVEDGLPVEALDSAARYVAGDERGAAEIRYGIVPKTTLHRRERLTSEESQRLERLARVAALAEQVWEDRALAHEFLTSPQPQLGDERPIDLARTDLGAREVEELLMGMEYSLPV
- a CDS encoding mechanosensitive ion channel domain-containing protein yields the protein MLQLPLPRADTTAIHVPLPSAWEHWRDAHLADVGTKLAAFVVLAALLYFVARIARRQASAAIEDVNRRHTLRKWINGGYAILVVLTGIALFADWLAGLGTVLALIVAGVAVALQDVLKSVVGWLYLSGRSGIHVGSRVEVGGVTGDVIDIGVLKTTMLEVGNLVLAPQASGRVVTVPNSAMVSASVFFNSTPNPFVWQEIRFTLTFGSDWGRAEAILREAGEEHHAQIAGEVERGYRLMERRYAFRTGRVTPIVYVSTAAHGVELTLRFLTHVRRRRGSVDTVTRRVLQRFAEEPNVRIAYPAYRIFREDGGGEERQ